From Nocardia sp. XZ_19_385, the proteins below share one genomic window:
- a CDS encoding DUF5336 domain-containing protein, translating into MSYPTGGSGYNTPATPSAPSTSNLGQQASGGSSGASASGSEGKGLPFFLLIGVAALGALNFLLGFLPYATFSDADLSLSGFTTGLTGVLVVLLFSGLAAGLSLLPGQDWKAISAAAAVAGFLGVAVQAFSLPDQYESGIGAWVLLFLGLVQAALAAAVVLFAMGIVKAPAPKPASAQQGQQSGYGSPQGGYGQQSFGGQGQAGQPYGQQSFGQQGGQPGFGSSTGGQYQQPGQSYGQQPGQSYGQQSQPGQQQAAYGQQPGYGQQPGYGVPQQGSPYGQTAQPRPDDSATQHFASPQAGQQYSGTPSYGQQPGQASQPFGGEQGEDPANKATRAFRPSDDQQQ; encoded by the coding sequence ATGTCATACCCGACCGGGGGCTCCGGGTACAACACACCCGCGACGCCTTCCGCACCAAGCACAAGCAACCTCGGCCAGCAGGCCAGTGGCGGCAGTTCAGGCGCGAGTGCTTCCGGGTCCGAGGGCAAAGGACTTCCGTTCTTCCTGCTGATCGGTGTCGCCGCGCTCGGTGCGCTGAACTTCCTGCTCGGATTCCTGCCGTACGCGACCTTCTCCGACGCGGACCTGAGCCTGAGCGGATTCACCACCGGGCTCACCGGTGTGCTCGTCGTGCTGTTGTTCAGCGGACTGGCCGCCGGGCTGTCGCTGCTGCCCGGCCAGGACTGGAAGGCGATCTCCGCGGCCGCGGCGGTCGCGGGCTTCCTCGGCGTGGCGGTCCAAGCGTTCAGTCTCCCTGATCAATACGAATCCGGGATCGGCGCGTGGGTTCTGCTGTTCCTGGGTCTGGTGCAGGCTGCGCTGGCCGCCGCCGTCGTGCTGTTCGCGATGGGCATCGTGAAGGCGCCCGCGCCCAAGCCGGCGTCCGCGCAGCAGGGCCAGCAGAGCGGATACGGTTCGCCGCAGGGCGGATACGGCCAGCAGTCCTTCGGCGGCCAGGGCCAGGCGGGCCAGCCCTATGGTCAGCAGTCCTTCGGGCAGCAGGGCGGTCAGCCCGGTTTCGGCAGCTCCACCGGGGGCCAGTACCAGCAGCCGGGCCAGTCCTACGGTCAGCAGCCGGGCCAGTCCTACGGCCAGCAGAGCCAGCCGGGTCAGCAGCAGGCCGCCTACGGTCAGCAGCCGGGATACGGCCAGCAGCCCGGTTACGGTGTGCCGCAGCAGGGTTCGCCGTACGGGCAGACCGCGCAGCCGCGTCCGGACGACAGCGCGACCCAGCACTTCGCCAGCCCGCAGGCCGGCCAGCAGTACAGCGGTACGCCGAGCTACGGTCAGCAGCCGGGGCAGGCGAGCCAGCCGTTCGGCGGCGAGCAGGGTGAGGATCCGGCCAACAAGGCCACCCGCGCCTTCCGTCCGTCGGATGACCAGCAGCAGTAA
- the sucD gene encoding succinate--CoA ligase subunit alpha has translation MSIFLNKDSKVIVQGITGGEGTKHTALMLKAGTQVVGGVNARKAGTTVSHTDKDGNAVELPVFGTVEEAMKETGADVSIAFVPPKFSKDAIIEAIDAEIPLLVVITEGIPVQDTAYAWAYNVEKGQKTRIIGPNCPGIITPGESLVGITPANITGKGPIGLVSKSGTLTYQMMYELRDFGFSTAIGIGGDPVIGTTHIDAIEAFEKDPETKLIVMIGEIGGDAEERAAAYIKANVTKPVVGYVAGFTAPEGKTMGHAGAIVSSGGGTAQAKQEALEAAGVKVGKTPSATAALAREILEKG, from the coding sequence ATGTCTATTTTCCTGAACAAGGACTCCAAGGTCATCGTCCAGGGCATCACCGGCGGCGAGGGCACCAAGCACACCGCACTGATGCTGAAGGCGGGCACCCAGGTTGTCGGCGGCGTGAACGCGCGCAAGGCCGGCACCACCGTCTCGCACACCGACAAAGACGGCAACGCCGTCGAGCTGCCGGTGTTCGGCACCGTCGAAGAGGCCATGAAGGAGACCGGCGCGGACGTGTCGATCGCCTTCGTGCCGCCGAAGTTCTCCAAGGACGCCATCATCGAGGCCATCGACGCGGAGATCCCGCTGCTCGTGGTCATCACCGAGGGCATCCCGGTGCAGGACACCGCCTACGCGTGGGCCTACAACGTGGAGAAGGGTCAGAAGACCCGCATCATCGGCCCGAACTGCCCCGGCATCATCACCCCCGGTGAGTCGCTGGTCGGCATCACCCCGGCCAACATCACCGGCAAGGGCCCGATCGGCTTGGTCTCCAAGTCCGGCACCCTGACCTACCAGATGATGTACGAGCTGCGCGATTTCGGCTTCTCCACCGCCATCGGCATCGGCGGCGACCCGGTCATCGGCACCACCCACATCGACGCCATCGAGGCGTTCGAGAAGGATCCCGAGACCAAGCTCATCGTCATGATCGGCGAGATCGGCGGCGACGCCGAGGAGCGGGCCGCGGCCTACATCAAGGCCAACGTGACCAAGCCGGTCGTCGGCTACGTCGCGGGCTTCACCGCGCCCGAGGGCAAGACCATGGGCCACGCCGGCGCCATCGTCTCCAGCGGTGGCGGTACCGCCCAGGCCAAGCAGGAGGCCCTGGAGGCCGCGGGCGTGAAGGTCGGCAAGACCCCGTCCGCGACCGCCGCACTGGCGCGCGAAATCCTGGAAAAGGGCTAG
- the sucC gene encoding ADP-forming succinate--CoA ligase subunit beta produces MDLFEYQAKELFVKHGVPSSEGRVTDTAEDARAIAEEIGKPVMIKSQVKVGGRGKAGGVKYAATPEDAFTHASNILGLDIKGHITKKILVAEAKDIAEEYYISFLLDRSNRTYLAMCSVEGGMEIEEVAEKTPERLAKVPVDAVKGVDLAFARSIAEQGHLPAEVLDAAAVTIQKLWEVFIGEDATLVEVNPLVRTPEGEILALDGKVTLDENAEFRQPGHAEFADLDATDPLELKAKENDLNYVKLDGEVGIIGNGAGLVMSTLDVVAYAGEAHGGVKPANFLDIGGGASAEVMAAGLDVILGDEQVKSVFVNVFGGITACDAVANGIVKALEILGAEANKPLVVRLDGNKVDEGRKILADAAHPLITLAQTMDEGADKAAELAAAR; encoded by the coding sequence ATGGATCTCTTCGAATATCAGGCGAAGGAGCTCTTCGTTAAGCACGGAGTGCCTTCGTCCGAGGGCCGCGTCACGGACACAGCCGAGGACGCCCGCGCCATCGCCGAGGAAATCGGCAAGCCGGTGATGATCAAATCCCAGGTGAAGGTCGGCGGCCGCGGTAAGGCCGGTGGCGTGAAGTACGCCGCCACCCCGGAGGACGCGTTCACGCACGCGTCGAACATCCTGGGCCTGGATATCAAGGGACACATCACCAAGAAGATCCTTGTCGCCGAAGCCAAGGACATCGCGGAGGAGTACTACATCTCCTTCCTGCTGGATCGCTCCAACCGCACCTACCTGGCCATGTGCTCGGTCGAAGGCGGCATGGAGATCGAAGAGGTCGCCGAGAAGACCCCCGAGCGCCTCGCCAAGGTTCCCGTCGACGCCGTCAAGGGCGTCGACCTCGCGTTCGCGCGTTCCATCGCCGAGCAGGGCCACCTGCCCGCCGAGGTGCTCGATGCCGCGGCCGTGACCATCCAGAAGCTGTGGGAGGTCTTCATCGGAGAAGACGCCACCCTGGTCGAGGTCAACCCGCTGGTGCGCACCCCCGAAGGCGAGATCCTCGCCCTCGACGGCAAGGTCACCCTGGACGAGAACGCCGAATTCCGGCAGCCGGGCCACGCGGAGTTCGCCGACCTCGACGCGACCGACCCGCTCGAGCTCAAGGCCAAGGAAAACGACCTCAACTACGTCAAGCTCGACGGTGAGGTCGGCATCATCGGCAACGGCGCCGGTCTGGTCATGTCCACCCTGGACGTCGTCGCCTACGCCGGCGAGGCCCACGGTGGCGTCAAGCCCGCCAACTTCCTCGACATCGGCGGCGGCGCCTCGGCCGAGGTCATGGCCGCGGGCCTGGACGTCATCCTGGGTGACGAGCAGGTCAAGAGTGTGTTCGTGAACGTCTTCGGTGGCATCACCGCCTGTGACGCGGTCGCCAACGGCATCGTGAAGGCGCTGGAAATCCTTGGCGCCGAGGCGAACAAGCCGCTGGTCGTCCGTCTCGACGGCAACAAGGTCGACGAGGGTCGCAAGATTCTCGCCGATGCCGCGCACCCGCTCATCACGCTTGCGCAGACAATGGACGAAGGCGCCGACAAGGCCGCCGAACTGGCTGCCGCCCGCTAA
- a CDS encoding M23 family metallopeptidase, whose protein sequence is MNHRSTLASGNRARSGHRYREDNEPLAVADTGRRSFPSSNSRYAAAAPAAAEPAHQQYDDYSAYDNGGYDNNGWSTNNEWAQQDSWSDGGAWAANDNADNGWTPEPENNWAPAADDEWVPDAGADWTPDNTGAWAPESTEIPALNKPRRGGAHRMPAPPAALKGRAAVVAVAAGAVVAAGQCAMASPEQPSQSIDYEASGQIHEIAAQSVSLEGPGVSPVAPQVLNVSAPTNFGQFSDILEKGRKYAEELAAAEAAKLRPLFAKFAAGNYTSGYGARWGVQHLGIDVAGPIGTPIYAVADGTVIEAGPAAGFGMWVRLLHDDGTVTIYGHIDTATVYQGQRVMAGDQIATMGNRGFSTGPHVHFEVWLNGVDKVDPVPWLATRGIGLGVQRD, encoded by the coding sequence ATGAATCATCGCTCCACCCTCGCTTCCGGAAATCGCGCTCGCTCGGGACATCGTTATCGCGAAGACAACGAACCCCTCGCTGTAGCCGATACGGGCAGACGGTCCTTCCCCTCGTCCAACAGCCGGTACGCCGCCGCGGCCCCCGCCGCCGCCGAGCCCGCGCATCAGCAGTACGACGACTACTCCGCCTACGACAACGGCGGCTACGACAACAACGGCTGGTCCACGAACAACGAGTGGGCCCAGCAGGATTCGTGGTCCGACGGTGGCGCCTGGGCGGCCAACGACAACGCGGACAACGGCTGGACCCCCGAGCCCGAGAACAACTGGGCCCCCGCCGCCGACGACGAATGGGTGCCGGACGCCGGTGCCGACTGGACTCCGGACAACACCGGTGCGTGGGCGCCCGAATCCACCGAGATCCCCGCGCTGAACAAGCCGCGCCGCGGTGGCGCGCACCGCATGCCCGCGCCGCCGGCCGCCCTCAAGGGTCGCGCCGCTGTCGTCGCCGTGGCCGCGGGCGCTGTCGTCGCCGCCGGTCAGTGCGCGATGGCCTCCCCCGAACAACCTTCGCAGAGCATCGATTACGAGGCCTCGGGTCAGATCCACGAGATCGCCGCGCAGTCGGTCAGCTTGGAAGGGCCCGGCGTCTCCCCCGTCGCGCCGCAGGTGCTCAACGTCTCCGCGCCCACGAACTTCGGCCAGTTCTCCGACATCCTGGAGAAGGGCCGCAAGTACGCCGAGGAGCTCGCCGCCGCCGAGGCCGCGAAACTGCGGCCGCTGTTCGCGAAGTTCGCCGCCGGTAACTACACCTCCGGCTACGGCGCCCGCTGGGGCGTCCAGCATCTCGGCATCGACGTCGCGGGCCCCATCGGCACCCCGATCTACGCGGTCGCCGACGGCACCGTGATCGAAGCGGGCCCCGCCGCCGGCTTCGGCATGTGGGTGCGGCTGCTGCACGACGACGGCACCGTCACCATCTACGGCCACATCGACACCGCCACGGTGTACCAGGGCCAGCGCGTCATGGCCGGCGATCAGATCGCCACCATGGGCAACCGCGGCTTCTCCACCGGCCCGCACGTGCACTTCGAGGTCTGGCTCAACGGTGTCGACAAGGTCGACCCGGTGCCGTGGCTGGCCACCCGGGGCATCGGCCTCGGTGTCCAGCGCGATTGA
- a CDS encoding nucleoside/nucleotide kinase family protein, whose product MTAMSWGELAERVLAAAGSSRYLLGVAGPPGAGKSTFAAGLRDAINARESGLVAEIAPMDGYHLNNAELRAAGKLTRKGEPDTFDAAGFVENLRRLRDAPLGAPVPWPTFDRRVDEPTPGGIVFADQRIVITEGNYLLFDDDEGQEWSAVRKLLDECWYLDADRRLLEKRLLRRHIRGGRTVGAARMKVHDSDFRNADRIAGTRGRADLVLRGHQGRYYLE is encoded by the coding sequence ATGACGGCGATGTCGTGGGGCGAACTTGCGGAGCGGGTACTTGCGGCTGCGGGGTCGAGCCGGTACCTACTCGGTGTCGCGGGGCCGCCCGGAGCCGGGAAGTCGACGTTCGCGGCAGGTTTGCGAGATGCCATCAACGCACGTGAGAGCGGGCTGGTCGCGGAGATCGCGCCGATGGACGGATATCACCTGAACAATGCCGAACTGCGCGCGGCGGGCAAGCTGACGCGCAAAGGTGAGCCGGATACCTTCGATGCCGCGGGATTCGTGGAGAACCTGCGCCGCTTGAGAGACGCACCGCTCGGGGCGCCGGTGCCCTGGCCGACATTCGATCGCAGAGTGGACGAACCCACGCCCGGCGGCATCGTTTTCGCCGACCAGCGCATCGTCATCACCGAGGGCAACTATCTGCTGTTCGACGATGACGAAGGTCAGGAATGGTCGGCGGTGCGGAAGTTGCTCGACGAGTGCTGGTATCTCGACGCCGACCGTCGGCTGCTGGAGAAGAGACTGCTGCGCCGCCATATTCGCGGCGGACGGACCGTCGGCGCCGCACGAATGAAGGTGCACGACAGCGACTTTCGCAACGCCGACCGAATCGCCGGCACCCGTGGCCGCGCGGATCTGGTGCTGCGCGGCCATCAGGGGCGGTACTACCTCGAATAG
- the pgi gene encoding glucose-6-phosphate isomerase, giving the protein MSSDITASAAWRKLHDHYDAVAERHLRELFADDPARGRELTVEVGDLHIDYSKHRITRETLHLLVQLAAEAGVAQRRDAMYHGEHINTSEDRAVGHVALRLPAGAPVTIDGADADAEVHEVLRRMGEFTDALRSGEWRGATGERISTVVNIGIGGSDLGPDMVHKALRHYADAGIDARFVSNVDPADLVAKLNGLDPAKTLFIVASKTFSTLETLTNATAARRWLVAAHGEDAVAKHFVAVSTNAERVAEFGIDTANMFGFWDWVGGRYSVDSAIGLSVMATIGKERFAEFLAGMHAVDEHFATAPLERNAPVLLGLLGVWYSNFFGAESRAVLPYSNDLARFPAYLQQLTMESNGKSVRADGTPVTTSTGEIFWGEPGTNGQHAFYQLLHQGTRLIPADFIGFARPTDDLPTRDGTGSMHDILMSNLFAQTKVLAFGKTAEEIAAEGTGPDVVPHKVMPGNRPSTTILAPQLTPSVVGQLIALYEHQVFVEGTIWGIDSFDQWGVELGKQQALALGPLLTSADEPASQGDSSTDALIGWYRDHR; this is encoded by the coding sequence GTGAGCAGCGACATCACCGCATCGGCGGCCTGGCGGAAACTGCACGATCACTACGACGCTGTCGCCGAGCGACACCTCAGGGAGCTCTTCGCCGACGACCCGGCGCGCGGCCGTGAGCTGACCGTCGAGGTCGGCGACCTGCACATCGACTACAGCAAGCACCGGATCACCCGGGAAACCCTGCACCTGCTGGTGCAATTGGCCGCCGAAGCCGGTGTCGCGCAGCGCCGCGACGCGATGTATCACGGCGAGCACATCAACACCTCCGAGGACCGCGCCGTCGGACACGTCGCGCTGCGGCTGCCCGCGGGCGCGCCGGTGACCATCGACGGCGCCGACGCGGACGCCGAGGTGCACGAAGTCCTGCGCCGCATGGGCGAATTCACCGATGCGCTGCGTTCCGGCGAGTGGCGCGGCGCGACCGGTGAGCGCATCTCCACCGTCGTGAACATCGGCATCGGCGGCTCGGACCTCGGGCCGGACATGGTGCACAAGGCGCTGCGGCACTACGCCGACGCCGGCATCGACGCCCGGTTCGTCTCGAATGTCGACCCCGCCGACCTGGTCGCCAAGCTCAACGGCCTGGACCCGGCGAAAACCCTGTTCATCGTTGCCTCCAAGACGTTTTCGACGCTGGAGACGCTGACCAACGCGACCGCCGCCCGGCGCTGGCTGGTGGCCGCGCACGGCGAGGACGCGGTCGCCAAACACTTCGTCGCGGTCTCCACCAACGCCGAACGGGTCGCGGAATTCGGCATCGACACCGCCAACATGTTCGGCTTCTGGGACTGGGTCGGCGGCCGCTACTCGGTCGATTCCGCGATCGGCCTCTCGGTCATGGCCACCATCGGCAAGGAACGCTTCGCCGAGTTCCTGGCCGGAATGCACGCGGTGGACGAGCATTTCGCGACCGCGCCGCTGGAGCGGAACGCGCCGGTGCTGCTGGGCCTGCTCGGTGTCTGGTACTCGAACTTCTTCGGCGCGGAATCGCGTGCGGTGCTGCCGTATTCGAACGACCTGGCCCGCTTCCCGGCCTACCTGCAGCAGCTCACCATGGAATCCAACGGCAAGTCGGTGCGCGCCGACGGCACCCCCGTCACCACCTCCACCGGCGAGATCTTCTGGGGCGAACCGGGCACCAACGGCCAGCACGCCTTCTACCAGCTGCTGCACCAGGGCACCCGGCTGATCCCGGCCGACTTCATCGGGTTCGCCCGCCCCACCGACGATCTGCCCACCCGCGACGGCACCGGCAGCATGCACGACATCCTGATGAGCAACCTGTTCGCCCAGACCAAGGTGCTCGCCTTCGGCAAGACCGCCGAAGAGATCGCCGCCGAGGGCACCGGCCCGGACGTGGTGCCGCACAAGGTGATGCCGGGCAACCGGCCCAGCACCACCATCCTCGCGCCGCAGCTCACCCCGTCGGTGGTGGGCCAGCTCATCGCCCTCTACGAGCACCAGGTCTTCGTCGAAGGCACCATCTGGGGCATCGACAGCTTCGACCAGTGGGGCGTGGAACTCGGCAAGCAGCAGGCCCTTGCGCTGGGGCCGCTGCTCACCTCGGCGGATGAGCCTGCCTCCCAGGGTGATTCCTCCACCGACGCACTGATCGGCTGGTACCGGGACCACCGCTAG
- a CDS encoding NAD-dependent succinate-semialdehyde dehydrogenase has product MVSKSELLQSVPTQLWIGGPVDATGGGTFEVHDPATGDVLTRVADGTPEDAVRALDAAAAAQADWAATPARERGEILRAVFEQLTARAEEFALLMTLEMGKALPESRNEVRYGAEFFRWFAEEAVRVHGRFLHAPSGTGRIMVHKQPVGPCLAITPWNFPLAMGTRKIGPALAAGCTMIVKPASATPLTMLALAKLCSEAGLPDGVLSVVTTSRSSAVTQPLLDDPRLRKLTFTGSTEVGKKLVQQAANGLLRTSMELGGNAPFVVFDDADIDAAVQGAMLAKLRNGGEACTAANRFHVQNGVLEEFTTKLVAAMSSEVRLGPGSDPQTTLGPLINEEQLNTVTELVEDAVSAGAQVRLGGKAPGGPGWFYPATILTEVPAHARILREEVFGPVAPIIGFDTEREGLDAANDTEFGLVSYVYTRDLDRALRIAEGLESGMVGVNRGVISDPAAPFGGVKASGFGREGGTEGIEEYLSTKYIALT; this is encoded by the coding sequence ATGGTATCGAAGAGCGAACTTCTGCAATCCGTACCGACGCAGCTGTGGATCGGCGGCCCCGTCGATGCCACCGGCGGGGGCACCTTCGAGGTGCACGATCCGGCCACCGGGGACGTGCTGACCCGGGTCGCCGACGGCACCCCGGAGGACGCGGTGCGCGCCCTCGACGCGGCCGCCGCCGCGCAGGCCGACTGGGCCGCGACCCCGGCCCGGGAGCGCGGCGAGATCCTGCGCGCCGTCTTCGAGCAGCTCACCGCCCGGGCCGAGGAATTCGCGCTGCTGATGACCTTGGAAATGGGCAAGGCGCTGCCCGAGAGCCGCAACGAGGTGCGCTACGGCGCGGAGTTCTTCCGGTGGTTCGCCGAGGAGGCGGTGCGGGTGCACGGGCGCTTCCTGCACGCCCCGTCCGGCACCGGCCGGATCATGGTGCACAAGCAGCCGGTCGGGCCGTGCCTGGCCATCACGCCGTGGAACTTCCCGCTGGCCATGGGCACCCGCAAGATCGGGCCCGCGCTGGCGGCCGGTTGCACCATGATCGTCAAGCCCGCCTCGGCGACGCCGCTGACGATGCTGGCGCTGGCCAAGCTCTGCAGCGAGGCCGGACTGCCGGACGGTGTGCTGTCGGTGGTCACCACCAGCCGTTCCAGTGCCGTCACGCAGCCGCTGCTCGACGATCCGCGCCTGCGCAAGCTCACCTTCACCGGGTCTACCGAAGTCGGTAAGAAGCTCGTACAGCAGGCCGCGAACGGGTTGCTGCGTACCTCTATGGAACTCGGCGGCAACGCGCCGTTCGTGGTGTTCGACGATGCCGACATCGACGCGGCCGTGCAGGGCGCGATGCTGGCCAAGCTGCGCAACGGCGGCGAGGCGTGCACCGCGGCCAACCGCTTCCACGTCCAGAACGGCGTGCTCGAGGAATTCACCACCAAGCTGGTGGCGGCGATGTCGAGCGAGGTGCGGCTGGGCCCCGGCAGCGACCCGCAGACCACCCTCGGCCCGCTGATCAACGAGGAGCAGCTGAACACGGTCACCGAACTCGTCGAGGACGCCGTCTCGGCGGGCGCCCAGGTCCGCCTCGGCGGCAAGGCCCCGGGCGGCCCGGGCTGGTTCTACCCGGCCACCATCCTCACCGAGGTCCCCGCGCACGCCCGCATCCTGCGCGAGGAGGTCTTCGGCCCCGTCGCCCCGATCATCGGTTTCGACACCGAACGCGAGGGCCTCGACGCCGCCAACGACACCGAATTCGGCCTGGTCTCTTACGTTTACACCCGCGACTTGGACCGCGCCCTGCGCATCGCGGAGGGCTTGGAGTCCGGCATGGTCGGCGTCAACCGCGGCGTCATCTCCGACCCCGCCGCCCCCTTCGGCGGTGTCAAGGCCTCCGGCTTCGGCCGCGAGGGCGGTACCGAGGGCATCGAGGAGTACCTCTCGACGAAGTACATCGCCCTGACCTGA
- a CDS encoding chorismate mutase, translated as MSTPATTHGSDAALPQTEAEIDKLRKEIDQLDAEILAAIKRRTEVSRIIGRTRMASGGPRLVHSREMKVLERFSELGQEGHTLAMLLLRLGRGRLGH; from the coding sequence ATGAGCACCCCTGCCACGACGCACGGCTCCGATGCGGCGCTGCCGCAGACCGAGGCTGAGATCGATAAGCTCCGCAAGGAGATCGACCAGCTCGATGCCGAGATCCTGGCTGCCATCAAGCGCCGTACCGAAGTCTCGCGCATCATCGGCCGCACTCGGATGGCCTCGGGTGGCCCGCGACTGGTGCACAGCCGCGAAATGAAGGTGCTGGAACGCTTCAGCGAGCTCGGCCAGGAAGGCCACACCCTCGCCATGCTGCTGCTGCGCCTCGGCCGCGGCCGCCTCGGCCACTGA